The DNA segment GAATAGTGCTCGATATGGGCGATGGCGTCCTCGATGCTATCGACCACCTTCACCGAAATGATGGCGTCTTCGTATTCGGTCTTCCAATCCTCTTCCGTCGCCGGCCTGGCAACCGGGATCAGCGACATCACCGTCGCGTCGCCGCGGATCTCGCAGCCCTTGGCCACCAGTGCCTCGATGATGGGCTTCAAATGCGTTCCCACCACATCCTTGTGCACCAGCAGCGTTTCGGCGGCGCCGCAGATGCCGGTGCGGCGCATCTTGGCGTTGAGGGTGACGCTCACTGCTTTTTCGAGATCGGCCGAGCGGTCGATATAGACATGGACGAGGCCCTCGAGATGGGCAAAGACCGGCACCCGCGCTTCGCTCTGCACGCGCGCGACGAGGGTCTTGCCACCGCGCGGCACGATCACGTCGATGGCGCCGTCCAGGCCCCTGAGCATCTCGCCCACGGCCGCGCGATCGGTGGTCGGCACCAATTGCACGCATTCGGTCGGCAGGCCCGCCAGATGCAGGCCGTCGAGCAGGCACTCGACGATGGCGCGGCTCGAATGGAAGCTGTCCGAGCCGCCGCGCAGGATCACCGCGTTGCCGGATTTGATCGAAAGCGCGCCGGCATCGGCGGTCACGTTGGGGCGCGACTCGAAGATCACGCCGATGACGCCGAGGGGCGTGCGCACGCGCTCGATATGAAGTCCGTTCGGGCGATCCCATTCCGAAATCACCGTGCCGACAGG comes from the Devosia lucknowensis genome and includes:
- a CDS encoding glutamate-5-semialdehyde dehydrogenase encodes the protein MSAVLETAEDIPALMAEIGRNARIGANALKIATSEQKRTALLTAAGAINAHRRKILQANALDMRAAEEKGISKAFLDRLLLDDKRIDGIIEAVRTIAELPDPVGTVISEWDRPNGLHIERVRTPLGVIGVIFESRPNVTADAGALSIKSGNAVILRGGSDSFHSSRAIVECLLDGLHLAGLPTECVQLVPTTDRAAVGEMLRGLDGAIDVIVPRGGKTLVARVQSEARVPVFAHLEGLVHVYIDRSADLEKAVSVTLNAKMRRTGICGAAETLLVHKDVVGTHLKPIIEALVAKGCEIRGDATVMSLIPVARPATEEDWKTEYEDAIISVKVVDSIEDAIAHIEHYSSHHTEAIIAEDAGAVEKFFNEIDSAILVHNASTQFADGGEFGFGGEIGIATGKMHARGPVGVEQLTSFKYRVRGNGQLRP